The nucleotide window TAGCACCAGCCCGCCACCCCGGCTGTGGCCGATGAGGGCCAGGCGGGCGCAATCGGCCTCGGCAGCGGGGAGAAGCGCCGGCAGTTGGTCGAGCAGGGTGCCGATGTCATCTAGCTCCAGCGAGAAGTTGTTCTGCCCGAAGGCTTCGAGGTCTTCTAGGTCGCCGGTGCCGCCCACCACCAGGCCGTTGTGGGAGAGGTTCAGCTTCACGAACACGAAGCCCTGCAAGGCAAACCACTCGGCCAGCTGGTTGAAGTGGCCCCAGTCCTTGAACCCCTTGAACCCGTGCACAAACACCAACACCGGCTTGGCTTGGCCGTCGGGCACGTAGCGGGCATCGGCCGCAAAGGGGCGCGAATGGTGCGGGCTGGAGAGCAGAAAATCGAGGCGAACGGGCAGTGCAGGCATAGCGACGAAGATAAGCGGTGAGATGGTGAGATAATGAAATGGTGAGTTTGATGATTATGATGGTTGGGAAATTCGGGCTCTCCTCCAGCTTCGGATAGCAAAGGCTGGCTCAGCAAGTCTCTGCCCCAGTTGCGCCAGCCGGGCGGGGAGAACATCAAACTCACCATCTCACCTTTTCACCATCTTCCCATCTCACCTTTTCCCCGTATCATTGCAGCGCCCAAAATACCTGCATGACCGTTACGCTGGACCAGATACAGGCGCCTATTGCCGCCGAGATGGAGGAATTCGAAAAGAAATTCCGCGCGTCCATGCAAACCAAGCAGTTGCTGCTCGATAAGATCATGGGCTACATCGTGAAGCGCAAGGGCAAGCAGATTCGACCCATGTTCGTGTTCTTCACGGCCAAAATCAGCGGCACGGAGCCGGAAGGGCCGCTGCCGGAAGCTACGTTTCGCGGGGCCGCCCTCATCGAGCTGCTGCATACGGCCACCCTCGTGCACGACGACGTGGTGGACGAAAGCAACTACCGCCGGGGCTTTTTCTCCATCAACGCCCTCTGGAAAAACAAGATTGCCGTGCTCGTGGGGGACTACCTGCTGAGCAAGGGTCTGCTGCTGAGTTTGGAAAACGACGACTACGCTCTGCTCAAGATCGTGAGCAATGCCGTGAAGGAGCTCAGTGAGGGCGAGCTGCTGCAGATCGAAAAGGCCCGCCGCCTCGACATCACCGAGGACGTGTACTTCGACATCATCCGCCAGAAAACGGCCTCGCTTATTGCGTCCTGCTGCGCCGTGGGGGCTTCCTCCGCCGGCGCCGACCTGGGAACCGTGGAACGAGCCCGGCTTTTCGGCGAGAAAGTGGGCATGGCGTTCCAGATCAAAGACGACCTGTTCGACTTCGGCACGGCCGAAATTGGCAAGCCCGTGGGCATCGACATCAAGGAGAAAAAGATGACCCTGCCCCTGATCTACGCCCTGCAGCAGGCCGACTGGCTGACCAAGCGCCGCGTTATCTTCAACGTGAAAAACAACGAGGGCCGCAAAGACCGGGTGCAGCAGGTTATCGACTTCGTGAAGCAGTCCGGCGGGCTCGACTACGCCATCCGCACCATGGAGCGCTACCGCGACGAAGCCTTAGACATCCTGCGCACCTTCCCGGCGTCCTCCTCCCGCACCTCCCTGGAACAGCTGATCAACTACACAATAGAGCGGGAGAAGTGAACCACGGATTAGCTTCGCTGAACTTCGTTTCGCGCGGATTTTTCGGATTTTGTAGTCGGCGCGGTTCCAATTGGAGCAGAAAATAAAAGGGCTTGCCGGAAGGCAAGCCCTTTTTTATCGTCTACAAAATCCGCGAAATCCGCGCGAATCTGTGGTTTAGGCTTTCACTTGGTAGGCTACGCTCTCGGGCTTCACGTCCGATACGTCGAAGTGGACGCCCTCGAAGGTGCTTTTTACGGTGATTTCGTGGGTCATGTCGCAGCCGGGGCACTTGATTTCCTCGGTTTCGTACTGGCCGTCGTCTTCAGTGGAGTTAGCCAGATGGTCGGCGGCGGGTACGCCAATGAGGTCGGTGAAGACTTCGGTCTGGCACGAGTTACATTCGAACTTAAGGCCAACGGTGCGGCCCTGCAGCTCATCGAGCGGGGCGGGGGTGCTTTTTTGCTGAATCCACATAGGGAACCGGGAGTTTGGTTGGGGAAGTGAAAGGTTATGGGGCGGTAGCCCTACCGGCTGTACGCGCAGAAGGCTGGCTGGGGTTGTGTCGGCGGCTGGGCCCGCGCCCAAAAACGACGTGTGGCGGCGGGTTCCTGCGTATATTCCTGCCAGAATCCGCTGGTATTTTCCGCATGTCTGATTTTCCGATTTCACCCGACGCTAAATCCCCGGCGGGCGCCTTTCCGTGGGTGCCGCGCTGGCGCACCCTGCTCTCGTCATTGGCTATGGCGCGCAACCCCATCGGCAACCTCAACGAGGTACACCGGCACCGTGGCGACACGGTGGGCATTCACCTGGGCGGCATCCGGCCCACGGTAGTCACCCGCGACCCGGCCCTGGCCCAGCACATCCTGCAGAAAAACCACCGCCGCTACCTCAAGTCCGACCTCACCCACGGCCTGATCCGCTACCTAGGGCGCGGCCTGCTCACCAATGAGGGTGCCGACTGGCTGCGGCAGCGCCGCCTGATTCAGCCGGGTTTCCACCGCCAGCGCCTGGCCGGCCTCACCCGCCTGATGCAGGCCGCCGCCGAAGAATGGACCCAGGAGCTCCGTGCCCGCACCGCCCAGGGCCCGGCCGAGGTAGATATCCACGAGGCCATGACGCGGGTGGCGTTCCGCATTATTGCGCAGGCCACCTTCGGCACCAGCATGAGCGAGGCGCAGCGGGAGCGGCTTTCGGATATTCTCACGCGCATTCAGGCTTTCTACGTGCGCACCATCCGGCAGCCCTACCTGCAGCCCTGGTGGCGGGCCTCGGGCAGCTACCGCCGGCACGATGCTCTCAGCCGGGAGCTGCGCGAGCTGGTGCGCGGCTTCATCCGGCAGCGCCGCGCGGACGGCCCCGGCCTCTCCCACGACGACCTGCTGCAGATGCTGCTCGATGTGCGCTACGAGGATACCGGGGAGCCCATGATGGAGGATCAGCTGCTGGATGAAGCCAATATTCTGCTGCTGGCCGGGCACGAAACCTCCGCGAATGCTCTGAGCTGGCTGTTTTATCTGCTGGCATCCCACCCGGAAGCCGCCGACAAGGTGCGAACCGAAATGGTTGCTGCCGGCCTGGCTCAGCGCCCGCCTACCTTCGAAGAGCTGATGCGGCTGCCGTACTCCATGCAGGTGATTCAGGAAACCATGCGCCTGTACCCGCCTGCCTGGATTCTGGACCGCGTAGCCCTGGAGGCCGACGAGTTTCGGGGGCAGTCCATTCCGAAGGGCACGCTGTTCTCCATTTACCTCTACGGCCTGCACCGCCACCCGGGGCTGTGGCCCGAGCCCGATGCCTTCCGGCCCGAGCGGTTTGCGCCCGATGCCCAGCCGCCCGTGCCGACGTATGGCTACCTGCCTTTTGGGGGGCGGACCGCGCCTGTGCATCGGCAACCACTTTGCCCTCACTGAAATTCAGATAGTGCTGCTCGAAACGCTGCGGCAGTTCAGCGTTGAGTTGGTTTCAACGCAACCGGTGGTGCCCGTGCCCTTGGTTACGCTGCGGCCGCAGGCGGGGGTAATAGTGCGTTTTCGGCAACTCACGTAAATCCTGCCGGGGGGCTTTTTACGTAAATTTACGTCAGCATCAGCTCGCCAGCGAGAGAAAGGCTGAAGCTGGCTCTGCTGCCGCAGTTCAGCTCAACTTGTAGCTGCGCCCCGATTCCCGTTTGCCCTATTATGAACATACCCTCTCCCGACAACGAACCGTTGCCGACTTCACTGGTCGAGGCCCACGCTGAAATCAAGAAACTACGGGCCGAGCTGGCCGAGCAGCTCACGCTGGCGCGTATTCCGGCGCAGAACCCAAACCCCGTTTACCGCCTGGGTCCCAACCAGCAGCGGCTGTTTGCCAACGCCGCGGCCGAGCGGCTGGCCGCTTCCTTGTCGCCCGAAGATCTGCAAGCCGGGCGGGAAGAGGTGTACGGTTGGGCAATGAAAGCCCTGGACAGTGCCCGGGAGTCGCAGCACCAGCTACGCATAGACAACCGGCAGTTTGCCGTGCACATCGTGCCGTTTCCGGAAGCCCAGTACGTGAATATGTACCTGACGGAGGAAACCGCCCGGGTAGCGGCCCAGCAGCAGCAGCTGGCCCAGCAGGCTTTCACCCAGCAGGTGCTCGATGCCGTGCCCGTGATGGTATACGTGCGCGACGCCGATGGCCGGTACGTGTTTGAGAACTCCACTACCCGCGCCATGGCTGACATAATGGCTCAAACCACGCCTACGCCCGAGGTAGCCGCCCGGCAGGCCCGGCAGCAGGCCCAGTACCAGGCCACCGATGCCGAAGTCTTGGCTACGGGCCGCCAGATAGTGGTAGAAGACAATATAACGCTGCCCGATGGCACCGAGCGGTGCCTGCACACCATCAAGCAGCCGCTGGCCTGGGATGGGGGACAGACCCACGTGCTGGGCGTGAGTGCCGATGTGACGGCCCTGAAGCAGGCAGTTGAGACAGCCACCACCGCTGCCAAAGCCCGGGAAAACTTTCTGGCCAACATGAGCCACGAGATTCGTACGCCCATGAACGGGGTGCTGGGCATTGCCGCCCAGCTGGCCAAGACTCCGCTCAATGCCCGCCAGCAGGAGCTGCTGGATATTATCCGCTCCTCGGGCCGGCACTTGCTGGGTGTCATCAACGACGTGCTGGACATGGCCAAAATCACCTCCGGCAAGATTGAGCTGGTAGAGGAGCCTTTCGACCTGTGTGAGACGCTGTTTCAGGCCGCGCAGCCGCTGATGCTGCAGGCGCTGGAGAAAGGACTGCACGTAACCGGCGACCGGCTGCGCGAAACCTGCCCGCACCCACAGGTGCTGGGCGATGCGCACCGCATCAACCAGGTGATGCTGAACCTGCTCAGCAACGCCATCAAGTTCACCCCGGCCGGCGGCAGCATCCACGCCGGTACCTATCTGGTAGAAGAAACGGCCGATACGCTCACCATCGAATTTCGGGTGCGCGACACCGGCGTGGGCATTGCACCCGAAAAGCAGGAACGGATTTTCGAGGATTTCACCCAGGCCTACGCCGACACGACCCGTATTTTTGGGGGTACCGGGCTGGGGCTGAGCATCAGCCGGGCGCTGGTGGAGCGTATGGGCGGCAAGCTGTGCGTCGAGAGCCGGCTGGGCGAGGGCAGCACGTTCTCCTTCCGCCTTACGCTGCCCCGCGCCACTGCTACCGATGCGCCCCAAGTTTCCACGTCCAAAACCGACTACGACACCGGCGCCCTGCGCGGCAAGCGCCTGCTGATGGTGGAGGACAACGACATCAACCGCCTGGTAGCGCGTATGCTGCTGGAAGACTGGGGCGTGGAGCTGGATGAGGCCGAAGACGGCCCGGCCGGGCTGGCCTGCGTGCAGCAAAACAGCTATGACGCAGTGCTGATGGACATTCAGCTACCGGGCCTGAGCGGGCTGGAAGTAACGGCCGCCATTCGGGCCCTGCCCGAGCCAGACAAGGCCCGTCTGCCCATTCTGGCGCTTACGGCCAACGCTTTCCAGAACGATACCGACGAGTACTTGGCGGCGGGCATGAACGACGGCATCTCCAAGCCCTTTGAGGCAGCGGAGCTGTACGGCAAGCTGGCCCGCTTGCTAGCCCAGGACTAACGTTCTATTGCCACCACAGTTCCTGCGGCAGCGTTCCGCTGCCCAGCGTCACGGGCTGGCCCAGCTGCGGCGTGGTGATGGGCAGCTGGCGCCGGGCGGCCTCGGCCGTAGCGCGACGTACAGGCTCATTCCAGGCATGACGGGCCTCGGTGAAGGCGCCCCAGTGAACGGGAAGCATCAGGCGGGCCTGCACATCGAGGGCAGCCTGCACGCTTTGCTCGGGCATCATATGGATTTCGGCCCAGTCGACATTGTACTGCCCGCATTCCATCAGGGCCAGATCGAAGGGGCCGTGCTGCCGGCCGATGGCGGCGAAGTGCGGGCCATAGCCCCCGTCGCCGCTGTAGAACACGCGCTTTGTGGCCGACTTCAGGACCCAGGAGCTCCAAGAAGTGGAGTTGCGGTTGGTGAGGCCCCGGCCCGAAAAGTGGCGCGTAGGCGTACTCACCACGGTAAGGCCGGGCAGCCTCAGCGAGTCGCCCCAGTCCAGCTCGTGAATTTTGGCGGGCGCCACACCCCAGGCCAGCAGGTGTGCGCCCACGCCCAAGGGCACGAAGAAGTGAGCCGTCTTCTCCTTCAGCCGCAGTATGGTCTGGTAGTCGAGGTGGTCGTAGTGGTCGTGCGAAATCAGCACGGCCTCAATGGGCGGCAGCTCCTCGGCCGTAATGGCCAGCTGCGGGTTGTAGCGCTTGGGCGTCAGCCAGCTCACGGGGCCCATCTTCACGCTCAGCATGGGGTCGAACAGGATGTTTTTGCCCGCTATTTCCACCAGACTGGCCGAGTGGCCAAACCACGTCACGCGCACGATTTCGGCGGTTTTCTGCTGAATGCTGGCCGGCGTCAGGGGCCGGGTGGGCAGGGGAGAGGCGGGCCGCTCATTAGGTGTTTTGGTGAACAGGAATTTCCAGAGCGAGGAAAACGTGCTGCCTCCAGTCATCAGCGTCGTTGGCACCAGGTTCTGAAATTCGCCGTCCTTATAATGACCCGATTGGGCGTAGGCGGCGCGCTGGGCTTTGGTGGGCTTGCCCCCGAACTCCGGGCTCAGGTTGGCAAACGCCACGCCCACCACGAGCAGGGCGACAACTACACCGCCCAGCAGGCGGCCAACAAAGCGTCGGGGTTTGGGCATACAGCAGAGGAGAAAATGGTAAGCTGACTGCTTGGGTAATCGGACTGGTACGCGAAATACTTTACGCCCGCCTCAACTATCAACACAAAACCGCCCCAGCCGGTGGGGCTGAGGCGGTTTGGCGGTAGGCTGAAAGTTCGGTCGGGCTTAGCTGCGGTTGCCGAAGTCAGAGCGCCGCTCGGGGCCGCGCTGGCTGCCCGGGCGCTGCTGCATCTGCCGCTGCCGTTCCTGGCGCTTGGCCGTGAACTGCGCGTACTGCTTTTTCGACAGCGCCGACTTGAGCCTCTTGTCGGTGGCTTCGTGGATGCGCTTGGCCTCGCTCATGCGCTGGCCTCGGTCTTGGCCGGAGCGGCCCCGCAGAGAGGCCATCTGCTGCTGCTGCTCCTGGAAGATCTGATCTACTTTAACTTTTTGCTTGGCGTTCAGGCCCAGCTCTTTGGCCATTTCGTCGGCGCGGCGCTGGCGGCTCTGTTCGGCACGGAGGCCGCCTTTGCGGTACTTGTCGTCGTGCTGGCGGCCTTTGTTTTTATGGTCGTCCTGGCGCTGCTCGCGGCCGTTGGCGGGGTTGTGGTCGGCGGCCAGGGTGGAGCCGGCGAAGGAAGTGCCGAGGCTCAGGAGGAGGGCGAGGCTGAAGAGTTGCTTTTTCATGGGAAGGATACGGTAACGGTTGAAGGAAACGAGAGAATCAGGACGCTGCGTGCTGTTTCACCCCTATTCAACTACAGTGCCCCGTTCCTGGCCCGGATGGCCGGTTCTCGCGCATCAGCCCGGAAACACCGATGAATAGCTTGGTTTTCTCGGCCATTTGCGGCTCAGGCAATTCAGGCTTTCTGCTACCTTGCCGCCATGGAACTTCTCGACCTGGGCAGCCTCGTGCCCGATGCCATTCCCCGCCTCGAAACCCCGGATCTGCTCTTGCGCCCGCCGCGCCCCACCGACCTGCCCGAGGCCGCCGCTTTGCACCAGGACCCCGCCTTTTACCGCTACCTCGGGGGCAAGCCACACTCCGAGGAAGACGTGTGGCGCCGTATGCTGGCGCAGCTGGGCCACTGGTCGATGCTGGGCTACGGCTCCTGGTCCATTGAGGAAAAAGCCACCGGCCGCTACGCCGGTACCGTCGGCTTCTTCGACGTGCGGCGCGACCTGACGCCCTCACTTAAAGGTACGCCCGAAGCGGGCTGGGTGCTGGCGCCCCGCCTGCACGGCCGCGGCTATGCGTCCCAGGCCGTGCAAGCCGCCCACGCCTGGGCCGATGCCCACTTCCCCGGCCCGCGCACCACCTGCATCATCGACCCCGGCAACGAAGCGTCCCTGCGCCTGGCCCGCAGGTTCGGCTACCAGGAATTTGCCCGCACCGTCTACCACAACGACGAAATCGTGCTGCTGGAGCGGTTCCGGTAGCCTCACCCCCGGCCCCTCTCCCAAGGAGAGGGGAGCCAGCCGCGCTGTTTCACGCAGCTGCTTCGGCTAGCGCCTCCGCAGCTGCTACCGCCCGCGTTTGATATATGATGGTTTGTGTGTAAATGACAATGCCTCGGCTGGTAAGCCGAGGCATTGTTACGTTTGGTCCGGCAGGCTCCCCTCTCCACGGGAGAGGGGCCGGGGGTGAGGCCACCGGAGCCTACTCC belongs to Hymenobacter sp. J193 and includes:
- a CDS encoding polyprenyl synthetase family protein, whose translation is MTVTLDQIQAPIAAEMEEFEKKFRASMQTKQLLLDKIMGYIVKRKGKQIRPMFVFFTAKISGTEPEGPLPEATFRGAALIELLHTATLVHDDVVDESNYRRGFFSINALWKNKIAVLVGDYLLSKGLLLSLENDDYALLKIVSNAVKELSEGELLQIEKARRLDITEDVYFDIIRQKTASLIASCCAVGASSAGADLGTVERARLFGEKVGMAFQIKDDLFDFGTAEIGKPVGIDIKEKKMTLPLIYALQQADWLTKRRVIFNVKNNEGRKDRVQQVIDFVKQSGGLDYAIRTMERYRDEALDILRTFPASSSRTSLEQLINYTIEREK
- a CDS encoding cytochrome P450, which gives rise to MSDFPISPDAKSPAGAFPWVPRWRTLLSSLAMARNPIGNLNEVHRHRGDTVGIHLGGIRPTVVTRDPALAQHILQKNHRRYLKSDLTHGLIRYLGRGLLTNEGADWLRQRRLIQPGFHRQRLAGLTRLMQAAAEEWTQELRARTAQGPAEVDIHEAMTRVAFRIIAQATFGTSMSEAQRERLSDILTRIQAFYVRTIRQPYLQPWWRASGSYRRHDALSRELRELVRGFIRQRRADGPGLSHDDLLQMLLDVRYEDTGEPMMEDQLLDEANILLLAGHETSANALSWLFYLLASHPEAADKVRTEMVAAGLAQRPPTFEELMRLPYSMQVIQETMRLYPPAWILDRVALEADEFRGQSIPKGTLFSIYLYGLHRHPGLWPEPDAFRPERFAPDAQPPVPTYGYLPFGGRTAPVHRQPLCPH
- a CDS encoding cytochrome P450, whose protein sequence is MATCLLGGGPRLCIGNHFALTEIQIVLLETLRQFSVELVSTQPVVPVPLVTLRPQAGVIVRFRQLT
- a CDS encoding PAS domain-containing hybrid sensor histidine kinase/response regulator, producing the protein MNIPSPDNEPLPTSLVEAHAEIKKLRAELAEQLTLARIPAQNPNPVYRLGPNQQRLFANAAAERLAASLSPEDLQAGREEVYGWAMKALDSARESQHQLRIDNRQFAVHIVPFPEAQYVNMYLTEETARVAAQQQQLAQQAFTQQVLDAVPVMVYVRDADGRYVFENSTTRAMADIMAQTTPTPEVAARQARQQAQYQATDAEVLATGRQIVVEDNITLPDGTERCLHTIKQPLAWDGGQTHVLGVSADVTALKQAVETATTAAKARENFLANMSHEIRTPMNGVLGIAAQLAKTPLNARQQELLDIIRSSGRHLLGVINDVLDMAKITSGKIELVEEPFDLCETLFQAAQPLMLQALEKGLHVTGDRLRETCPHPQVLGDAHRINQVMLNLLSNAIKFTPAGGSIHAGTYLVEETADTLTIEFRVRDTGVGIAPEKQERIFEDFTQAYADTTRIFGGTGLGLSISRALVERMGGKLCVESRLGEGSTFSFRLTLPRATATDAPQVSTSKTDYDTGALRGKRLLMVEDNDINRLVARMLLEDWGVELDEAEDGPAGLACVQQNSYDAVLMDIQLPGLSGLEVTAAIRALPEPDKARLPILALTANAFQNDTDEYLAAGMNDGISKPFEAAELYGKLARLLAQD
- a CDS encoding MBL fold metallo-hydrolase → MPKPRRFVGRLLGGVVVALLVVGVAFANLSPEFGGKPTKAQRAAYAQSGHYKDGEFQNLVPTTLMTGGSTFSSLWKFLFTKTPNERPASPLPTRPLTPASIQQKTAEIVRVTWFGHSASLVEIAGKNILFDPMLSVKMGPVSWLTPKRYNPQLAITAEELPPIEAVLISHDHYDHLDYQTILRLKEKTAHFFVPLGVGAHLLAWGVAPAKIHELDWGDSLRLPGLTVVSTPTRHFSGRGLTNRNSTSWSSWVLKSATKRVFYSGDGGYGPHFAAIGRQHGPFDLALMECGQYNVDWAEIHMMPEQSVQAALDVQARLMLPVHWGAFTEARHAWNEPVRRATAEAARRQLPITTPQLGQPVTLGSGTLPQELWWQ
- a CDS encoding GNAT family N-acetyltransferase, coding for MELLDLGSLVPDAIPRLETPDLLLRPPRPTDLPEAAALHQDPAFYRYLGGKPHSEEDVWRRMLAQLGHWSMLGYGSWSIEEKATGRYAGTVGFFDVRRDLTPSLKGTPEAGWVLAPRLHGRGYASQAVQAAHAWADAHFPGPRTTCIIDPGNEASLRLARRFGYQEFARTVYHNDEIVLLERFR